The nucleotide sequence ATCCAAGCGCCCTGCATCATGCAAGCTACTCCAATTAGAATCTGTACGTCCCTGCCTAGAAAACAACACAAACTCGCGCATACCCAACATCTGCTAACCACAACGCGCTGTAGCTTTTAGTTATTTCGAAGCCTCCTTGGCTTAACAAAAAAAGAAGGGTTGTTAGGTCATGAAGCGTTTGATGGTTTCGTAGAGTACACTGGTTCCAAAAACTAGGTTTTCTATGGATATGCGTTCGTCGATACCATGTTCGCGCCTTGTGGCTTTTATGCCGTAGCGGTTTTCGCTGTGCATAGGGTGGAAGCCGTAGCAGGTGCTGTTTTTTCGTCGGAAGAAGCGTGAGTCGGTGCCACCTGTCATGAGCATGGGGACAACGCCGCTGTTGGGTTCAAAATCAGCTATGACGTCTGTGATAGTTTGGTAAAGTGGTGTTTGGATTGGGGATTCGGAGGGTTCTTGGGCTTGGATGGGTTCAAAGGAGAGTTTGTCTAAGCCTACTTCGGTGAGTAGCGATTTTATCAAGCCCAGTGCCTCTTGGATGGAATGACCTGGAAGTATTCTGCAGTCAAAAACTGCCGTGCACTCGGAGGGTATTACGTTTTCTTTGACGCCGCCGCAAATCATGGTTGGCGTTATGGTCATGCGCAATCTGGGGCGAAGCTCGTCGACTACGGTTGCTTCGGTTTTCTCCAAGCCGTCCAGTAAAGTGTCGCTGCCTTCAGGGTTGGACAGCACCTGCATAAGCGGCTCTTGCAAGCTGACTTCTTTAGCTGCTAAGTCGCCCAGAAAATACTTCACCGTAGAGCACAACTCGACAGGTGAGAGGTAGCTGCCCAGTTTTGTGACCACCTGATTCATACGTGTAATGGCGTTATCTGCGGCATCAGGCATTGAACCGTGACCTGGAATTCCACGTGCCCTAATCCTGAGCCATAGTAGCCCTTTCTCTGCAACCTGTACGGTGAAAACGTTGCCGCCCCGCAATGGTATGGTTGAGCCGCCGCCCTCATTCAGTACGTAGGGGGCAAAGATTTTGTCGGGATGCGTTTTGAGCATGTATTCTGCGCCCATGACTCCGCCTGCTTCTTCGTCGGCGGTTGCTGCCAAAATCACGTCTCCCTTGAGTTTGACGCCGTTTCTTTTTAGGAGTTTGAATGCCATGGTTTCTATGGCGGTCATGCCTTTCATGTCTAGGGTGCCGCGTCCCCAGACGAATCCGTCTTTTACTACGCCGCCAAAAGGGTCTACGCTCCATTCTGCAGGGTTTGCTGCTACGACATCTAGGTGAGATAGTAGTAGGAGGCTGGGTTTTTCGTCTGTGCCGCGTATTCGTGTGACGACGCTGCCTCGGTTGGGAGCGGACTCAAAGATTTCGCAGCTAAAGCCGTCTTGTTTTAGGTTTTGGCTTAGGTACTGGGCGGCTTTTGTTTCGTTTCCAGGGGGGTTGGTGGTGTTTATGCGTATGAGGTCGCTTAGCAGGTTTGTGACTTCTTCTTCAATCTCTTTTAGGATGGGCGGGCGCATTTTTGGTTTCACATCGAAGTAGAATAGCCTGTGTTCTCTTAAGCGTTTCTTGTGTCTTATGGCGGAGTATAAGCATAATCCAAGCAAATTGAGGGAGTAAAATCTGTTAAGCCAACATGAAGTTTATATATGAATGTTAAAATGACTAAGAGACAGAATCAACTTCAGAATAAGGCAGATAAAAATGAAAGAACTGAAACCTTTGGACTATCAACTCCTGTTCGAACTTATGAAGGATTCCCACCGAAGTGACCGCCAACTAGCTAAGGCACTTGGAATTTCTCAGCCCACCGTCACAAGAAGGCGGGCAATGCTTGAGGACAGCACCATTGAAGGCTACACTGTTATTCCCAAGTTTGGGCAAATCGGCTTTGAGCTGGCAGCCTTCACTTTTCTGAAGACCAAGCTCAACAACTTGAAAGGTGACGAGAAAGACAAAACCCTAAGCAGCTTCAAAGAATGGTACCTAAAACAGCCAAATGTAGTTGTTGTTTTGGATGGTCAAGGCATGGGTTGGGATGCAGTCTGCGTTTCTTTGCACGAAAACTATACAAGCTTTGCAGAATTCCTCAGAGCTCAAAAAGCAGAATTCGGAGAATTAATCACTGAAACCCAAAGTTTCCAAGCCGACCTAAAACCCGAAGCAATAATCAAATCCTTCCACCTCAAATACTTGGCAAAAACCAAGTAACCCCCATTTCCCACTAAAACAACCCGCCAAACACTTTTTTATTTACTACCCCGCGATTCCCAGTCCTCTTTAAGCTTCTCCGCCAAATTCCCATCCTCCAAAATAAACGCGCCTCTATACCCACAATTCCTACACTGCCAAAGCGACCAAAACTGAGGCAAACCCTGCGCCCAAAAAATATCCGTAGAACCACAACGCGGACAAAATTTCTCCCCACGCCGCTTTGAATTCTCCTCTTTACCAGTTGCCACCACAATTCACCGTTGCACAATAAACTATCCCCTGCCTTCTTAAAAAGACAACATCACGCAACCTAAATCTGCCCTGCACTGGCGTGCCTGCAACCTTTCCAAAAGTCTCTTTTGGTTTGTGCAAGGTTTATAGATTAATTTGAGTATTGTTTGTTGCTGCGGAGATTTTGTTTTGCTGTTTGGCGTTGAGTTACCTGTGTTTTACTCTTTGGCGGCGGCGTTGGTTTTAGCTTTTGTTAATTTGTATTCTCACAGGATGCGGCTTTACGCGGGGATTCACAAGAACCGTGCTTTGTCTTTTTTTGGGGGGATAACGGCTGCGTATGTGTTTTTGGGTTTGCTTCCTAAGCTTTTGCAGGCGGGGGAGCATTTGAGTGAGGTGTTTGGGAGTTCTTCGCTGGTGGGTTTTTATGAGGACGACCTTTTCTTGGTGGTTTTTTTGGGTTTTTTGCTCTTCTTTTCTTTGGAGCATTTGGCTACGCGTTCAAGGCGTGAGCAGCAAACTGTAACGGGGCAAAAACTTAGGCATACCCAAGCGTCCACGGGTGTTTTCGTGGCGCACTTTTCCAGTTTTGCCTTCATGACGTTTGTGATAAGTTTTCTGCTGCTCTTTGAATTCCAGTTAAGTCCTATCACTGCAGTTCTCTACACTTTAGCCGTGGCGCTGCACCTAGTGATTATGGACAACTCCATGGTACAACACTACAAATGCCTACAAGTCAGCATAGGACGATACATAGCCGCCCTCATCCCCCTCATCGCGTGGCTGGTCTCAGTAATCTTCCCCGAAGGCATAACCCAAGCATACTTCATGCTAGCCCTAGTCTCAGGAGTGATTCTATACCACGCAATACGCAGCGAAGTCCCAAACATAAACAGAAAGAAAAGCCTAGCTCTATTCATCACAGGAGCCCTAATCTACTCCATCCTACTCATAGCTCACGACTTAGCAATCGCCATCTAAAAACGACAAGTTGCTTTTGTAAACCAAAACAGGTGCAGTTTAAGATAAAAAGAAAATAAAGGAAAGAAGAGGGTTTATTTTTTGTTTAATTGTTTGCGCATTTCTTCGTAGGTGGTTTTGATGTCTTCTACGGATGCGTCGTCTTCTAGGGTGGATACGTCACCGATGGGTGCGCCGATGAGGACTGCTTTGAGGATTCTGCGCATGATTTTGCCGCTACGTGTTTTGGGTAGTTTGTTGACCATGACGATGGCGTCGGGGGTGGCGATGGGCCCAATGGTGCTTCGGATGTGTTTGACTAGCTCTACGCGTAGTTCTTCGCTGGGTTGGTGTCCGCTGCGCAGGGTGATGAATGCGACGGGGACTTCGCCTTTGACTACGTCTTCTTTGCCCATAACTGCTGCTTCGGATACTGCGGGGTGAGAAACCAAAGCGCTTTCGAGTTCAACGGTGCCGATGCGGTGACCTGCGACTTTCATGACTTCGTCTGCTCTGCCAAGGAGCCAGAAGTAACCGTCTGTGTCGCGCACGGCGTAGTCGCCTGTGTAGTACGTGTTTGCCCATTTGCCAAAGTATGTCTGTTTGAAGCGTTCAGGGTCTTTCCAAAGGGTCTGGAGCATGCCTGGCCAGGGGGTCTTGATTACAAGGAAACCTTTGGTTCCCGCGGGGACAGGTTGACCTTTCTCGTCGTAGATTTGCGCGTCAATTGCGGGCAATGGCAAAGTTGCAGAACCTGGTTTGAGTGGGGTTAGTTCGATGCCTGAGAGCGGGGAAATCATGAATCCGCCTGTTTCTGTTTGCCACCAAGTGTCGATGATGGCTAGTTTTTCTTTGCCGACTACGCGGTAGTACCATTTCCAGGCTTCGGGGTTGATTGGTTCACCGACGGTGCCTAGGATGCGTAGGCTGCTAAGGTCATGTTTGTTGACGTAGTCTTCGCCGAATTTCATGAACATGCGCACTGCGGTGGGTGTACCGTAGAGGATGTTGATGCCGTGGCGTTCAATCATGTCCCACCAGCGGTCTTTGTCGGGGAAGTCGGGGGTGCCTTCGAAGAGGAATGCGGTGATGCCTAAGCTTAGGGGTGCGTAGACGTTGTAGGTGTGTCCTGTAATCCAGCCGATGTCGGCGACGCACCAGTAGATGTCTTCTTCGGTGGGGTTGAAAGCCCATTTGAGTGTCCAGTAAGACCAGACGAGGTAGCCTGCTGTGCCGTGTTGGACGCCTTTGGGTTTGCCTGTGGTTCCTGAAGTGTAGAGGATGAACAGTGGGTCTGAAGCAGCCATTTTTTCAGGTTCCACATACGCGCTTGCGCCTGCTTGTGCAAGAGCATCATCATACCAGACGTCACGTCCTTCCTGCATCTCAACTTCTTGACCCGTGCGTTTAACCACAATAACTTTCTCTACGCTGGTTGCGATTTTCAGGGCGCGGTCGGCGTTGGCTTTGATGGCAACAGATTTGCCGCGTCTAAAGGAGCCGTCTGCGGTGATTAGGATTTTTGCGCCGCTGTCGTTGATGCGGTCAGCAAGGGCTTCAGCGCTAAAACCTGAAAAGACTACTGCGTGAATGCCGCCTAAGCGGACAGCTGCAAGCAAGGTGATTGGTAGTTCGGGAATAACGGGCAAGTAAACGGCTACGCGGTCGCCTTTTTTAAGTCCAAGGTCTTGGAGGGCTTTGGCGAGTCTGTTTACTTCGCGGTAAAGCTGGTAGTAAGTGTAGGTTTTAACTTCGCCCATTTCGCCTTCCCAGATGTAGGCAAGCTTGTTCTTCCTGCTGGTTTTTACATGCCTGTCAAGGGCGTTGTAGGAAACGTTAAGCTCTGCGCCTTCAAACCATTTGTAAAATGGCGCATCAGAGTCATCTAGGACTTTGTCGGCTGGCTTGAACCAGTCGATGGCTTTTGCTTTCTCTGCCCAAAAAGCCTGCGGGTCTTTAAGGGCTGCTTCCCAAATTTGTTTTCTTTTCTCTCCAGAAGAAACCGGATTACCTGGTGGAGAATATTTTTCGTTGAACGGTAAGCTAGCTTCAGACATTTTCATCAATCCACGAATACGTTAGGAAAACCGTTCAGTTCGGAGAGTATAAAGTTTTTCGGTTTCTCTGCTTAAAAGTAAAAAAGACCCTGCTTGATTATGAAGTAAAGAAAACCCTGTGAAACTTTTTTGGCGGGCGAGAAAAAACTGTTGTAGCTTATGCCTTGAAAGCCTCTTGCGGTCGAAACTATAATTTGCATTTTTCAAACCGCCTAAACCTGATGCATAAAAACCTGAATAAATTGGGGGTGCAAATAGAAAAAGGGTAGTGTGTGGTGGTTGGTTGTTTATTGGGTGGGGCAGATGGGGAGTACTGTTTTTTTGTTGGCTTCGTTTAGGACTTCTGCGAATGCTAGGTAGACTGCGCTTAAGCCGCATATGACGCCTTCGATGCCGACGAACGTGTTGAAGGTGATTGTTCCTGATATTACGGGGTTGCCTGTTATGTCTCTGATTGTGAGCAGGAAGAACAGCACGGTTAAGCTGGCGAACACGAATTGCAGTGCACGGTTAGTTTTTAGTGTGCCAAAGAACATGGCAAACGTGAACAGTCCCCACATGAAAAAGTACGCCGCCATGGCAGTTTCTGTTGGGGCTACTAACCCGTTGAAGAAGGTCAGTTTAGGCAGGACCAACAAAAGTACCAAGGACCACCAGAATAAGCCGTAGGATGTGAACGCCACGGTGCCGAAAGTGTTGCCTTTGCGGAACTCCATGATGCCCACGATTACTTGTGCTAAGCCTCCGTAAGCTATGCCCATCGCCAGTATCATTGTGTCTAAGGGGAACAAGCCCGCGTTGTGCAGGTTCAGCAGGACGGTTGTTAAGCCAAAGCCCAGCAGCCCAAGAGGTGCTGGATTAGCAAATTTTTCACTCATTGTTTCACATCGCGAAGGTTTACCGTTTTAGACGTTTGTTCACCGTTTTAGCATATAAACCCTTGGTGTCTGCCTCATGCTTTTCTTCGTTTGCTTGTAATGTATTTGCCTACTTCCAATGAGCTAAAGACGATGGCTGCAAACAGTAGTGCAACACCCCAGTCCATGAGTGCGGGCGCGTACATGTACATCACGCTTTCAACTTCTACGCCTAGGAAGATTTCTTGGATGCCGGGTACGTAGAGCACGAGCAGTTGTAGGGCAAAGGAGGACAGCAAAGCGTACCATAGGTACTTGTTCTTGAACAAGCCGACTTTGAGCACGGGGTACTTGAGTGAACGCGCAGATAAGGCAATGGCTAACTCTACCACGACCATGTTGACAAACAACTGCGTTCTTGCCATCGCAAGCTGCTCAGGACCCAGCCACGGTTGGCTGTTAAAGAATGCAAACAGCATCAAAGCCGTTGTTATGATGGGCGTAATTATCAGGTACATCCTTACGTCGCGCGTGAATATGCTGCCCTTGGGGTTGCGGGGTTTGCGCTCCATCAAGTCAGGGTCACCGGGGTCAACGCCTAAAGCTATGGCAGGCAAACCGTCTGTGACTAGGTTGATCCAGAGAATCTGCACTGCGGTTAGGGCGATTGCGGCGTTGTAGATGTTTTCTTGTCCGATGATAGTTGAGCTCAGACCTGGCGAAAACACCTCGGCGAGGTAGGGGACTGCGACGACGGCTATGAACATAACGAGGATTTCCATGATGTTGCATTGCAGCAGGAAGGTTAGGTACTTCTTGATGTTGTCAAAGATTTCTCTGCCTTCTTTTACGGCTTTGACTATGGATGCAAAGTTGTCGTCTGCAAGGATCATGTCGGCGGCTTCTTTGGTTACTTCGGTTCCTGTGACGCCCATGGCAACTCCGATGTCGCTCATTTTGAGGGCGGGTGCATCGTTTACGCCATCTCCGGTCATGGCTACGACTTGGTCTTTGGTCTTCCATGCTTTGACTATGCGTGTTTTGTGTTCTGGTGAAACTCTGGCGTAAATGACGGTGTTCTCAACTGCGTTGACCAACTGCTCATCAGTCATTGCTTCTAGTTCAGGACCTGTAAGCACTTTGCCTTCGTCTTTCTCGCCCAGCAGGTTAAGTTCTTTAGCTACAGCGGTTGCGGTGAGCTTGTGGTCTCCTGTAATCATGACAACGCGAATACCTGCGCTACGGCACAAGCTGATGGCGTCTTTTACTTCGCCGCGTGGCGGATCAATCATGCCCATGATGCCTACAAAGATAAGGTCTTTTTCAATGGTCTCATCAAAGCTGTCCATGTCTGCAGGGAGTTCTTTGTATGCAAAACCCAAGTTTCGCAGCGCCTGCAACGCCATCGCTTCAGTAACCTTTAGCAGCTCTGTTTTGTGTTCTGCAGTTAGTTTTTCGACTTTACCATTGTGTAGTATACGCGTGCATTTTTGAAGCACCACTTCAGGCGCGCCTTTCATGTAGGCAGTTTTCTTTTTGCCTGCTACATGCACGGTGGTCATGCGTTTGCGTTCAGAGGAAAACGGCACTTCAGCGATGCGGGGTTCTTGCTTGTATAACTCTTCCTTCCAAAGCCCAGCTTTTGCCGCGGTAACAATTAATGCGCCCTCTGTGGGGTCGCCTTTGATTTTCCATTTGTTGCTTTGGACGTCTTTCTCTAAGCTGGAGTCATTGCACAACGAAGCAACTTTTAGAAGCGTTTTTAGTTGCTCGTCGGGCGTGACGGTTTTGTCTTCTATTTGGAATTCGCCTTCAGGCGCGTATCCTGTGCCTGTGACTTTCATGGCGGTGTCGTTGAAGTAGATGCGTTGGACGGTCATTTCGCCTTTTGTCATGGTTCCTGTTTTGTCTGAGCAAATGACGCTGGTGCTGCCCAAGGTTTCTACGGCGGGAAGCCGCTTTACGATGGTGTTGACGCTTGCCATGCGGTACATTCCAATGGCTAATGCGCCTGTTACGATTGCGGGCAACGCTTCGGGAACTGCGGCTACGGCAAGGCTAACAGCCCACAGGATCATCTCAAGGACCGGACGCTGCTCAACAACGATGCCCACCGTGCCAACGCCGATGCATATGACCACGGCAAGGACACCGATTAGTTTGCCCACGCTTGCCATGCGCCGCTCTAACGGCGTTTTTTCTTGGCTGGTTGTTTGTACCATCTTGGCGATTTTGCCAAACTCTGTTTCCATGGCGGTTGTTGTGATAACGGCTTTGGCTCTGCCGTAAACAACTACGGTTCCAGTGAAAACCAAGTTACGCATATCGTTAAGCTGTGTGTCAGCTGCCAACGCTTTGGTGGTTTTGTCAACTGGCGCGGATTCGCCTGTTAGGGCGGCTTCGTCTAGTTTGAGGTTGTGTGCTTCAAGAAGCCGTGCGTCAGCTGGAACCTTATCGCCAGTGTATAGCAAAATCACATCGCCAGGCACTAGCTCTGCGGCGGGAACGGTAGTTTCTTTCCCGTCGCGCAGCACCGTGGCGGTTGGCGCCGTCATCTTTTTGAGGGCTTCTACAGCTTTTTCGCTGCGGTATTCCTGAGTGAAACCTAGCACTGCACTTGCGATGACTATGGCTACGATTATGAGTGCGTCGATGGTTTCGCCTATCCATAAAGAGAGTCCTGTGGCGATTAGCAGGATTATCATGAGGATGTCGGTGAATTGGGACAGGAATAGTTTGATGGGGGAGGTGCCTTTTTCTTTTTTGAGTTCGTTGGGTCCGTATTTGGCTATGCGGGTTTTTGCTTCTTCAGCGGTTAAGCCTTCTTGTTTAGTTTGAAGTTCCTCAAGTGCCTCTTCAGGTTTTAGGGCGTGCCAAGGTTTCACTGTGACATAACAACTCCGATTTCAGCTAACCCTTTCTCATTTACACCTATAGATGTTTCTGCACCATCCACACCAAACCTCCTTGCAGTGCCTCATTTTTGCTCCATAACCCTCAAAACAAGCCTCAAATCATGCATGCAAACCCGCGAAAAGACCACGTTTCTGCTAATAGATAGCCTCGAC is from Candidatus Bathyarchaeota archaeon and encodes:
- a CDS encoding M20/M25/M40 family metallo-hydrolase, translated to MRPPILKEIEEEVTNLLSDLIRINTTNPPGNETKAAQYLSQNLKQDGFSCEIFESAPNRGSVVTRIRGTDEKPSLLLLSHLDVVAANPAEWSVDPFGGVVKDGFVWGRGTLDMKGMTAIETMAFKLLKRNGVKLKGDVILAATADEEAGGVMGAEYMLKTHPDKIFAPYVLNEGGGSTIPLRGGNVFTVQVAEKGLLWLRIRARGIPGHGSMPDAADNAITRMNQVVTKLGSYLSPVELCSTVKYFLGDLAAKEVSLQEPLMQVLSNPEGSDTLLDGLEKTEATVVDELRPRLRMTITPTMICGGVKENVIPSECTAVFDCRILPGHSIQEALGLIKSLLTEVGLDKLSFEPIQAQEPSESPIQTPLYQTITDVIADFEPNSGVVPMLMTGGTDSRFFRRKNSTCYGFHPMHSENRYGIKATRREHGIDERISIENLVFGTSVLYETIKRFMT
- a CDS encoding Lrp/AsnC family transcriptional regulator; translation: MKELKPLDYQLLFELMKDSHRSDRQLAKALGISQPTVTRRRAMLEDSTIEGYTVIPKFGQIGFELAAFTFLKTKLNNLKGDEKDKTLSSFKEWYLKQPNVVVVLDGQGMGWDAVCVSLHENYTSFAEFLRAQKAEFGELITETQSFQADLKPEAIIKSFHLKYLAKTK
- the acs gene encoding acetate--CoA ligase — encoded protein: MSEASLPFNEKYSPPGNPVSSGEKRKQIWEAALKDPQAFWAEKAKAIDWFKPADKVLDDSDAPFYKWFEGAELNVSYNALDRHVKTSRKNKLAYIWEGEMGEVKTYTYYQLYREVNRLAKALQDLGLKKGDRVAVYLPVIPELPITLLAAVRLGGIHAVVFSGFSAEALADRINDSGAKILITADGSFRRGKSVAIKANADRALKIATSVEKVIVVKRTGQEVEMQEGRDVWYDDALAQAGASAYVEPEKMAASDPLFILYTSGTTGKPKGVQHGTAGYLVWSYWTLKWAFNPTEEDIYWCVADIGWITGHTYNVYAPLSLGITAFLFEGTPDFPDKDRWWDMIERHGINILYGTPTAVRMFMKFGEDYVNKHDLSSLRILGTVGEPINPEAWKWYYRVVGKEKLAIIDTWWQTETGGFMISPLSGIELTPLKPGSATLPLPAIDAQIYDEKGQPVPAGTKGFLVIKTPWPGMLQTLWKDPERFKQTYFGKWANTYYTGDYAVRDTDGYFWLLGRADEVMKVAGHRIGTVELESALVSHPAVSEAAVMGKEDVVKGEVPVAFITLRSGHQPSEELRVELVKHIRSTIGPIATPDAIVMVNKLPKTRSGKIMRRILKAVLIGAPIGDVSTLEDDASVEDIKTTYEEMRKQLNKK
- a CDS encoding acetate uptake transporter, with product MSEKFANPAPLGLLGFGLTTVLLNLHNAGLFPLDTMILAMGIAYGGLAQVIVGIMEFRKGNTFGTVAFTSYGLFWWSLVLLLVLPKLTFFNGLVAPTETAMAAYFFMWGLFTFAMFFGTLKTNRALQFVFASLTVLFFLLTIRDITGNPVISGTITFNTFVGIEGVICGLSAVYLAFAEVLNEANKKTVLPICPTQ
- a CDS encoding cation-translocating P-type ATPase; the encoded protein is MKPWHALKPEEALEELQTKQEGLTAEEAKTRIAKYGPNELKKEKGTSPIKLFLSQFTDILMIILLIATGLSLWIGETIDALIIVAIVIASAVLGFTQEYRSEKAVEALKKMTAPTATVLRDGKETTVPAAELVPGDVILLYTGDKVPADARLLEAHNLKLDEAALTGESAPVDKTTKALAADTQLNDMRNLVFTGTVVVYGRAKAVITTTAMETEFGKIAKMVQTTSQEKTPLERRMASVGKLIGVLAVVICIGVGTVGIVVEQRPVLEMILWAVSLAVAAVPEALPAIVTGALAIGMYRMASVNTIVKRLPAVETLGSTSVICSDKTGTMTKGEMTVQRIYFNDTAMKVTGTGYAPEGEFQIEDKTVTPDEQLKTLLKVASLCNDSSLEKDVQSNKWKIKGDPTEGALIVTAAKAGLWKEELYKQEPRIAEVPFSSERKRMTTVHVAGKKKTAYMKGAPEVVLQKCTRILHNGKVEKLTAEHKTELLKVTEAMALQALRNLGFAYKELPADMDSFDETIEKDLIFVGIMGMIDPPRGEVKDAISLCRSAGIRVVMITGDHKLTATAVAKELNLLGEKDEGKVLTGPELEAMTDEQLVNAVENTVIYARVSPEHKTRIVKAWKTKDQVVAMTGDGVNDAPALKMSDIGVAMGVTGTEVTKEAADMILADDNFASIVKAVKEGREIFDNIKKYLTFLLQCNIMEILVMFIAVVAVPYLAEVFSPGLSSTIIGQENIYNAAIALTAVQILWINLVTDGLPAIALGVDPGDPDLMERKPRNPKGSIFTRDVRMYLIITPIITTALMLFAFFNSQPWLGPEQLAMARTQLFVNMVVVELAIALSARSLKYPVLKVGLFKNKYLWYALLSSFALQLLVLYVPGIQEIFLGVEVESVMYMYAPALMDWGVALLFAAIVFSSLEVGKYITSKRRKA